GCCGCCGCGACTGCGCCAGTTCGACCGGCGAGACACCAAGCTCCGCCTCCATCGCCCGGCGCAGGTGCCGGCTGGTGACGCCCAACTCCGCCGCCAGCTCATCCAGGGACGACTCGTTGAGGAATCCCCCCTCGATGCGAGACACCGCGGCCGCCACCAGCCTCGGAACGGAGTCCACGGGTGCGCTGCCCGGGGCCAGCTCGGGGCGGCACAGCAGGCAGGCGCGGAAGCCCGCGTGCTCCGCCTCGGCGGCCGTGCGGTAGAAGGCGCAGCGCTCCTGGCGGGGCGTCCTCGCCGTGCACACCGGCCGACAGTAGATGCCCGTCGTGGACACCCCGACGAAGAAGAGCCCATCGAAGCGCCGGTCTCGCGCGGTCAGGGCCCGGTAGCAGGTCTCGTTCTCCAGCGTCTTCATCACGGGGCTTTCGTAGCGTGGCCGCTCCCCGCAGTCTGGCCGTTTTCGGACCTGACCGCGAAAATCGGGTCGCCGTCGCCGCGGGCCTGTCCCCGAGTGTCGCTCCCGTTACGGCAGCGGCTGCCCGCCCTGGCTGCCGCCCAGGTCCTGGCTACCGCCGGTGCCCTGACCACTGCTCGTCACGTCCACGCGCAGCGCCGTCGGCTCACCGCCCACATCCTGGTACGAGGCGCGCACCTGGCTGCCCTCGGCGATGTCCGCGGTGGAGCCCTGACGCCCATTCACCATCACCTGCGTCTGCTGGGTGAGTTGCAGGCGGATCTGCGGCTGCCCCGGAGCCCCCGCGCTGCTGAGCAACAGCTCATCCGGGCTCGAGCTCACCACCCGGCCCGTCACCATCTGCTGCATCTGGCCCGAAGGTTGTTGCTGGGCCGTCTGCTGCTGGGTGCGCGCCACCTGCTCCTGCTGCTGGGCGGCCTGCTGCTGCGTCTGCGCCATCTGCTCCTGCTGCTGACGCTGCGCCTCGGCGGCCTGCTGCTGAGACTGCTGGACCTCGGCCTGGGCCTGCTGCGCCTGATTGCTGGCCTGCTGCTGAGCGGTCTGCGCCTTCTGGGCCTCCTTCTGGGCCCTGGCCTGAGCCTCCTGGAGGTCCTGCTGGGCCCGCTGCACGTCCTGACGCGCGTTGGCCACGTCCTTCTGCTCGTCGCTGGCCCTGGCCTGTGCATCCTCGGCCTGCTTCAGCGCCTCCTTCGATTGCTCCTGCGCCTTCTCCACCTGAGCGTGCGCATCCCTCTGGACGTCCCGCTGTTGTTGCTGACCCTGTTGCTTGCAACCGGCGATGAGCAACAACGCGGCCACCCCGGCGGACCACCACCACGAACCCTTGAGCATGAGCCTCTCCTGTCGAATACGAGACAAGTCAAAGATGGAGCCCGTGAGTGGGACGCCAACCCGGTGTGCCCACGGGTGCGGCTCCTCCGTCTGACTGTCTTCCAGGCCTGGACACGGGCCAGGACGGCTCACCGTCCCAGCGCTTGGACGAGCGACCCCCGCTCCCTACATCGAGCCCCGCGTGAGGAATGGAAGCAGGAGCGTCAATTCCACTGCGGCGCGGGCGCGACGAGCTGCTCGCGTAGCATGGCCAGCGGCGTCGCCCAGTTGTCCTCCCACCGGAAGCTGGCGAGCTGCCGGGACTGGCTGCCACGCCGGAACGCGGCCCACAACCGCCGGGCATACTGGGCCGCATCGAATCCGGGCACCCGCTGAGGCAACTTCGCCGTCTGGAGCAGGATGAGGAACGAGGTGCGCAGGTGGAGGTTTCCCAGGGTGAAGGCCTGCAGCTCCATCTCGCCCATGACATCCGTGTCGTAGCCGGTCACCAGGTGGTGGAAGTCATGAGTCTCTCGCAGCCGCGTGGCGACGTACTGGGCATCGTTCTTCGGCGGAGAGAGTGTTTCGATCGGCGACAGTCCCTGCTCCCGGAAGTAGCGCGCGAAGGTGTGGCCAAGTGACCCCAAGGGAAACTTCTCCAGCGCGTCCATGTCCAGGGCCGAAGCACGCAACGAGGGCCTCTCGGCCAGCAGGCGGCGGCCCTCCTCATGGCGGGAGAAGTCCCGGGCGAGCGCCGCGCACAGGCCGATCTCCACGCTGTCGTAGAACAAGGCGCCGTAGGCGGGATTCGTGGGCTCGACCTGCAACACCTTGAGCGCCTGAAGGCCCACCCGCAGGCGGGTAAACAGGGAGGGATTCTCGGGTAGCTTGGGGAGCGAGGAGGAGGTACTTGCGAGCATGATGCTGTTCCCTTCAGAGCGGTTGGGCGACTTCGATCAAATGGCCTTCCACGTCGGTCACGAAGGCGACCTTCACTCCGAGGAGCTTCGTGAACCCGAACTTCGTGTTCGATGCACCTGGCAAGACTCTCTCCTGATGGAACTCAGGCCGCGGTACGAAACCGCGACACCGGCGCCTCGGGCGGATAGGACATTGGACGGCCGATGTCGTAGGCCGAGTTGATGGTGCGAATGAACACGGGATCATGCAGTGGATCCGTGGGCGTCTCGACGTGGATGCCCTTGGAGCGCACGTCCTTGATCAGGGTGTCGAAGACCTGCTCAAAGGTGAGATCCGCGGTATGGTCCATGTTCTTCTTCAGCTCCGCGAAGTCCTCGAACACCTCGGCCGACCAGTGCACCAGGAAGCGCAGCTCGTCCGTGTGATAGCGCGCGATCACCGCGTCACCGGTTTTGACAATCCAGTGATCGCCACTGCTGGGGTCGCCAGCGAACACACTGGAGAAGTCCAGCCCCGCCGGGTATTGATGCTCGACAGGCCCATTCGCCTCACCACGATGGACCATCATTTCGTTCTGGACGAGAACGCCACGATTGTAGATGGGCGGCTTCAGGCGCTTGGGTGCCGCGCGTGGCCCGTCGGGCCAGTAGGTGAATCCGCTCCGAGGGTCATACGAGAACCAGGTGATGACCTGGGCCATCTTGATGAGATGGTCGCGGAACAGCCCCGACTTCCCCATGACGCTGCATAGCCAGGTCGGCGAATTCTCATAGCGGACGCCACGGAAGCTTGGCGAATCCAGGTGTCCGGGGTCCGTATTGCCGCACGGGCCGTTCACATTGAAGAGCATCATCTGGGGCCTGGCGTATCTGGCCCCCCAGTAGCTCTTCGCCAGCTCCAGGAACTTGTCGTTATAGAAGCAGTCATTGATCTCGGGGAAGAGACAGGTCGAGTAGTTCCCGTAGAAGTTGCGGAACGTGGGCGACAGGAACATGTCGAGCGTCGGAGTCACACCCTCCGGAACCCCACCCGCGGAGGTGGCGATCAGCTCCTCGGCGGAGGCGAAATGCTGCGCGATGATCAGCTTGTGCGGCCCGCTGCTCCGCACCACCCCCAACAAACGCCGCAACTGCTCCTGCGAATAGACGTTGTCCAGCTCGCGCGGCGGAGCCACCGGGTGAAGGATGCGCGCCAATTCGTCTTTTCGTGCTTCGGTCAGCATCACCGTGCTCCCTGGATGTTCTGTCTCGCCAGTTCATCGGCAACCACGATGAGGGATGTGCCATCGTGGAAAGCAGAGCACAACCCACGAGCCTCAACGGAGCGCCACTTCCTCGACACGAGCGCGCAAATGTCGAAGAAGTCCGCTCACCTGGTGGACCGTCGTGCTCGCCACGGACGGTGGGACGGATGGGTTGCCAGCCTGGTGGGGGGCGGCTAGACAGGCGTCTTCAAGGCCCTGCCCCATGCCCAAACCACTGAAAAAACAGGCGCGAGGCGGTCCTGGCACGCGCAAGTCAGCGAAGCCCGCCCCCGAGGATCCGCGTGCCCACCGCAGCCGCGCCATGCTTCGCGATGCGCTCCTCGGGTTGATGCGTGAGCGGGGCTTCGACTCCATCAGCGTCCAGGACATCACCGAGCGCGCCCAACTCAACCGCAGCACCTTCTACCTGCACTACCGCGACAAGGATGAGCTGCTCACGCACGTCATGCGGGGCATGATCCTCGAACTCTCGCGGAGGAGTCATCAGCTGGGTGACTCGCCCGATCGCCTCCATCGAACCCTGGTGGAGTGGTTCCAGCACGCGGCCGAGCACTCCGAGCTGTATCACCTCATGCTTGGCCGGAGCGGCATGCGCGCCTTCTCCATCCAGTTGCGCAAGCTCCTCGAGCAGCTCATGAACCTCGACATGGAGCGACCCAGTGTCTCCGCCCGGTTCCAGGGGGTGCCCGTCCCCGTCATGAACCGCTTCATGGCCTCGGCCTACATGGGGGTGCTCGAGTGGTGGTTGGATCGACGCGCCCTCCATTCACCCGAGGAGATGGCACGGTGGCTGGGGACTCTCACCGCCATGATGAACAACAGGCGGTGACGGCTCCCCGGCGGACTTCTTCGAAACTCGTGCGCTCGTGTCGATTAAGCGGCGCTCCACCGGAGAGTGTCGGTTGTTCCCGACTTCCCGCAATGGCACATCATCGGGGTCTCCAACGAAGCGGCCGGGGCCGGGGTCGCGGGGAAGGGATCCGATGAAGAGTGACGGGACAGCTTTTCCAATCAAAAATATTCAACGACTCGTTCTAGGAGTCGCCGTGTTCCTGTCGGGTGTGGCATTGGCCAAACCTCCCGCGGGAGGTGTGTTCTGCTCCACCTATCCCACGGCGCCCGCGTGCACCGGACAGCAACCATCTTGCAATTATTGTCACATCGCACCACCGCAGCGAAATGTCTTCGGCGCTGGACTGGAGCCCCACCTGGCTCCCGGCGCGGCGCGCCCGTTGTCCGACACGGACTTCGCCTACGCGCTCCCCACGGCGCTCAAGGCCGTCGAGACGGAGGACGCCGACAGTGACGGCGTGCCCAACCTCGTGGAGCTCCAACGCGGCACCTTCCCGGGCGATCCCAACAGCGTGCCCGTGGACACCGGCCGTTGCCAGGAGGGTGACAGCAATCCCCAGTACGACGTGTGCCGTCATGACGCGCGCTTCGCGTACAAGCGGCTCCTGCTCGACTTCTGCGGCGTGCCGCCCACCTACACGCAGTTCGAGGAGTTCAGCGCACTGAGCGCCGACGCGCAGCGCGCCCGGATGGATGCCGAGCTGGACCGCTGCACCCAGAGCGAGTTCTGGCGTGGCAAGAACGGGCAGTTGTGGAAGCTGGCGCACCCGAAGATCCGCCCGGTGGGCTCGCTCAAGGCGGGTGAGGAGGACCCCGGTGTCATCGCCCTCGCCGACTACTACGACGACTACGCGCTCTACGCCTACGCGCAGATCGACGACCACGACGCGCGCGAGGTGATCACGGCGAAGTACTACGTGCGCCGGGAGACCCACCCCACCCGCTATACGGTGGTGCCGACGCTGCCGACACAAACCATGGATGAGCTGCACCGCGCGGGCAACATCACCTCCCGGTGGAGCCTCCTCTATTTCGTGATGTTCAGCGCGCTGCCGCGCAACGCCGCGTCGCAAGCCTACCGGGCGTACCTGGGCCTCGACATCGCCAAACAGGAGGGCCTCTTCAGCATCCCCGGCGAGCCCCGTGACTATGACCACGCGGGCGTGACCTCGCCTGGCTGCGCGGCCTGCCACGCGACGTTGGATCCGCTCAGCTACCCCTTCCGCAACTACGAGGGCCTGTCCTTCCCCATCAACCCCGATGCGCCCTGGGCGACCTACGTGCCCGACCGCATCGAGAAGCGCTTCGCCAACGTCACCCCGATCATCACCCAGATGCCGGAGACCGGGTACCTCTTCGGCCAGAAGGTGAACAACCTCGTGGAGTGGGCGGAGCTCGGTGCCAACAGCGATGCCTTCGCCATCGCCGCCGTCACCGACTACTGGAAGCTGCTCG
Above is a window of Cystobacter fuscus DNA encoding:
- a CDS encoding Coq4 family protein, translated to MLASTSSSLPKLPENPSLFTRLRVGLQALKVLQVEPTNPAYGALFYDSVEIGLCAALARDFSRHEEGRRLLAERPSLRASALDMDALEKFPLGSLGHTFARYFREQGLSPIETLSPPKNDAQYVATRLRETHDFHHLVTGYDTDVMGEMELQAFTLGNLHLRTSFLILLQTAKLPQRVPGFDAAQYARRLWAAFRRGSQSRQLASFRWEDNWATPLAMLREQLVAPAPQWN
- a CDS encoding TetR/AcrR family transcriptional regulator, translating into MPKPLKKQARGGPGTRKSAKPAPEDPRAHRSRAMLRDALLGLMRERGFDSISVQDITERAQLNRSTFYLHYRDKDELLTHVMRGMILELSRRSHQLGDSPDRLHRTLVEWFQHAAEHSELYHLMLGRSGMRAFSIQLRKLLEQLMNLDMERPSVSARFQGVPVPVMNRFMASAYMGVLEWWLDRRALHSPEEMARWLGTLTAMMNNRR